The following proteins are co-located in the Palaemon carinicauda isolate YSFRI2023 chromosome 3, ASM3689809v2, whole genome shotgun sequence genome:
- the LOC137631878 gene encoding puff II/9-2 protein-like, with amino-acid sequence MIRKLLSLFHQTINNKAGVEKVDTHNRKQVNNRNDIRYHLHNQTQDLKTLEGGKELENVKKVEQNFCEIENQLEMVRKGEDALFQALVKRAKLLEGKVKEMEENCDKMKNYLHWQKIEISQVDLVLERMNKNLKSVSKTNAELCSKIKDLEEEKVMLEEQLRWQNIEVEEMGHLLQDQVDELIASTKENDQLRQTIKDLDRENKSLESKVGFQNLEIDAMDQLLEKQHGILNGSPMKTDDV; translated from the coding sequence ATGATTAGAAAACTTTTGTCTTTGTTTCACCAAACAATAAATAATAAGGCTGGTGTGGAGAAAGTGGACACTCATAATAGAAAGCAGGTAAATAATAGAAATGACATCAGATATCATCTTCATAATCAAACCCAGGATCTAAAAACTTTAGAAGGGGGGAAAGAACTAGAGAATGTGAAAAAAGTGGAACAAAATTTCTGTGAAATAGAGAACCAGCTTGAAATGGTCAGAAAAGGAGAAGATGCCCTTTTCCAGGCCTTAGTCAAGCGAGCGAAGCTTTTGGAAGGGAAAGTCAAAGAAATGGAGGAGAACTGTGACAAGATGAAAAACTATCTTCACTGGCAGAAAATCGAGATTAGTCAGGTGGATCTCGTActagaaagaatgaataaaaatctGAAAAGTGTCAGTAAGACCAATGCAGAGTTGTGCTCTAAGATAAAAGACCTGGAAGAAGAGAAGGTGATGTTAGAAGAACAGCTTCGCTGGCAGAATATAGAAGTGGAGGAAATGGGTCATCTACTACAGGACCAGGTTGATGAGCTAATTGCTTCTACTAAGGAGAACGATCAACTACGACAGACAATTAAAGACTTGGATAGAGAAAATAAGAGTTTGGAGAGTAAGGTTGGTTTCCAAAATTTGGAAATTGATGCGATGGATCAACTCCTGGAAAAACAGCATGGGATATTGAATGGGTCACCAATGAAAACTGATGATGTCTGA